A section of the Cytophagales bacterium genome encodes:
- a CDS encoding DoxX family protein: protein MEILTTTVARIIFALPFGIFGVMHFMGAKDMGGMVPSFIPGGVFWIYLTGAALVAACISIIIQKMAKLSCLLLALMLLLFILTMHIPGLMNEMTMQMSMMSLLKDMALMGGALTYAGIFAKEEA from the coding sequence ATGGAAATTCTAACAACTACCGTTGCACGAATTATTTTCGCATTGCCATTTGGTATCTTTGGCGTTATGCATTTTATGGGGGCGAAGGATATGGGAGGCATGGTTCCTTCTTTTATTCCAGGAGGTGTTTTTTGGATTTATCTAACCGGTGCTGCTTTGGTAGCAGCCTGTATTAGCATCATTATTCAAAAAATGGCAAAGTTGTCATGCCTGTTATTGGCTCTTATGCTGCTTTTATTTATTCTTACTATGCATATACCGGGCTTAATGAATGAGATGACTATGCAGATGTCTATGATGTCATTGCTAAAAGATATGGCACTCATGGGCGGAGCGCTTACTTATGCAGGTATTTTTGCTAAAGAAGAAGCATAA